The Thermococcus sibiricus MM 739 DNA window CAGACCTTATATTTATTTTTGTTAGGTTAGAAAGATTTATAACTTGATTCTTAAAAGTTAGCCCTGGGGGGCCGTGGGGTAGCTTGGTCCATCCTTCCGGCTTCGGGAGCCGGAAACCCGGGTTCAAATCCCGGCGGCCCCACCAAAAAAGACTTCTAGGTGAGTATAATGCCATATCTACTGATCGAGCATCTTGAAGAAATAAGTGAGTGGCTTTGGCTTGAATATTCTCACGCGGCACAGTGGTGGAAAGATAAACTTATCTTTACAAATGTTAGAGCGGATGAGAGAGAAAAGTTCGCAAAACTGGGGAGTGTCTTAAGTGAGACTGTCACAAAGTTTCCATTTGAGTGTTCAAAACTTATTGTTCTTGATCTTCAAGCCGAAGAAGAACTTAAACCAGAGGATATTGAAGATGACACCATAATAGTCATTGGGGGCATTTTAGGAGATGCAATCCCCAAAGGGAGAACCAAGGAGTTTATAACCTCAAAAATGAAAGGAGTAAAAGTTAGACACATAGGAAAACCCCAATATTCGATTGACGGGGCTTCAATAGTGGCAAAGCTTATTGCAGATGGAAAAAGACTTGAAGAAATTGAATATGTAGAAAACCCAACGATAAGACTTGACAACTTAAGTGAAATCACCCTCCACTATGCTGTTCCAAAGCTCAACGGAGAACCTTTGATCACTCCAGGTTTAATAGAACTTCAGAAAAAAGAGCTTGGATTTGGAGACGACGATGTAAGCGATGAAGAGCTAATTAAGTTCTTTGAAGGAAAAAGAGAACTCTAGAGTTTTTTCTCCAATTTTTCACAAAGTCTATATCAGTTTTTCTTGGCCAGACTTTATCTGATACTCGTATCTTTATGAGTGTGAACCCTCCCTGTCGAATGGGATGCCAACATAGTCCGTAATAATAGAGACAACATCCATAAGCTCTCTGCTTTCCTTTGAAAAGAACATTTCAAGGTGCTCAAATGAGAATGGCTTAACATTGTAGAAATTTTCAAAAACCTTGATCCTCAAGGTGGGAGAACCCATAAAGAGAGAATATATGTCCACCATGCCCTTCCAGTGTTTTTCCCGTTTCTCGTCAGAATACGTAGGGTTGGAATATATGTCGAGTTTCAGTACGATAAGAGCCTCGGGAAGAACAACCCTAACTTTTCCGGAGAGCCCTTCAAACTCAAACTTTTCAATAGAATAATATTTTTCTTTGAACACTTTTTTTCACATAAGGACTCTCGAAGCTAAGCCTGCTTGGTTTTCTATCAAAGAGCAAATCAACATTTATCCTTTCCTCGAGGAATGGAAGCTCTCCATCTTTAACCACTTTAAAGTACTTGAAACCTGAACTTTGATAGCCCAGTTCCCTCAGTCTTGAATATACTTCCTTAAAAGAGTCCCATCTAACGAGGAAGTCTACGTCGACTGAGGGGACGCCATTTAGGTTCCACTTCTTCAGCAAATGTTTTCCACAACTGGAAGTTTTTACTTTGGCTCAAGGATTCACCATACTCTCCAGTGACGAGTGCAGTAGTTTATACTGAGTACCTTTATCATCAGTCCAAAAAACTTGGGAGCGTTGAAGAGGGAAAGAGCGCTGTTGAGACATTATTCCGTAGTATCGGGATTGAAGTTTTGGGATTCGATAAGGAATGCGCAGTAGAAACAGTGAAGGCAGTTGGGGGTAGGTGGGACTTTAAAAAAATGCAAGGGATTACATGATTGGGGTATTAGCAGTAAAGCTCAACGCCCCGTTAGTGACATACAATAAAAAGCACTTTGAATGATACGACGAAGTATATAATCCAGAAGAGTTTATAAAGCTCGCAAAGTAGCCGACTGACTTTTCTTTTCGAGAGATATACTCAACCAAAACGACAATGTAATGAGGAGCAAGACCTTGAGTGGGAACTAGCATCCCGCATGGGGGGCACACTATGTTATCAAGTGAACTGTCGGTGTAATTAATATTTGGGAATTTCTTCATCTGAAATGAAACGATTTTTAGGACTTCTTTGCACAATACAAAGGGCAGTCCTCATAGATGAAACAAATCAGAGTAAAATAGAAGCAAGTGCACAATTCTAATCATGGGCAGGCCGTACGGGGTTATGTCCATGCAACTTGGTTTCCACTTCTTAACACATACCCTCGATGTTTTAGTATCCAGACTAAAGACTTACCTGACCTCCTCCCCGCCTTAAAAGGCGAGGCTTTCAAAAGAAAAATGTAATGAGTTAGCCAAAAGTTAACTCGAAAACTTCAAGGTGTGAGATCGAGGAGGAAAAAGGGCACATCTTCCTTTTCGAGCACGGTGACAGTCTTTGGATGCCTCCTGTGGGCTTTCCCTGCCTTCACCTCGACCTTCAGGTTCCCCGCTATCGCATCAACTTCGTATGAGTTCCTGTAATAATAAACTTTCCCAAACTTCCTGTAGAGGTGTTCCTGGACAAGCCACTCGTAGAGGGCGTCTTCCCTCAACTGGGTGCCACTCCAAGCCGAGAAGAGTTGCGCCAACAACGGGTCCCTAAAGAAGAATTTCTTCTCTCGCCTATAGAGTACCCGCCCCCCCTGCTTGAGATATGCTATTCCGAGCAGGTACAACTCTCTAAAGAACTCGATGTAATCCTGCACAACTTTGTAGGAGTAACCGGAGGTCATTTCAGCTAGTGCCCTAAAGCTTGTCGCCGAAGGAGCGCTTTGAACCACTGTGGTAATTGTCTCCTTAGCTATTTCAAGGTTTTTCCCAAAACGGACGAATTCTCCTATATAAGCCCCTAAAAGGTCGTCCATGGGCATGCCGTTGATCGTTCCTGGGAAGCCACCAGTTTTCAGGTACTCTCCAAAGAGTTTCAGCGTTTTTTCTCTCTGGAGCTCTGGCCGTTTCAAACCCATAATCTCAACATATTCTCCGAAAGATAGTGGCATAACTTCGAGTGTTGTTCCTTTTCCCCTCCTCCCCGGGAATAGTTCTATGTCCCGCTTTACCCGCAGGGAACTTGATCCCGTGACCGTGACGACATTGTTCTCCAAGAGGCCTGCATCAATGAGTGGTTTGACTCCCTTCCACCACCCATCGAGCGAAGTGGCCTCGTCGAGAAATATATAACCCGTTTTGATGTCTTCCTTCTCCCTAATGGCTTGGAACTCTCTTATCAAGGCCGAGAGCCCTTTGTAGTCTGGAAGGATCTCAACATTGATGTATAGGATAGACTCGGGAGGGTTTTCCTTCAAGAGCTTTTGAATTAGGAGTTTTATTCCTGTTGTTTTTCCAACCTGTCTCGGACCTAGAACGAAGTTTAGCGAGAAAGGTTCGAGTGAGAGCTTTTTAATCCACTTGGGCCACCAGTGGATTTTCTGCTCCCTCCACCGCCTTGCATGGTAGTCCTCTTCTCCCTCCCACCAAGGATTCATGTAGGTTAAATCTCCAAACCTCATACCACCACCTGAGAATTTATAGTTCTCAAATCTTTATAAACTTTGAGAAGTTTGAGTTCTCAGAAATTTATAAATACCGATGCGAAGGTGTTAATTGTCAAGCAATGGATAAGGAATGGTCAAAGTTAAGTGATACTACAATTAAGAAAATGTTTGACTCCTTTGAATTGATTCCTTCTCTCAGAGCCTGCTCCTGTAGGAGTTTCGCTTTGTTTCTTATATCCATCATAAATATTTCTGTGTGGATGAATTAACTCTTTCTCCAATCTTCATTGATCCTGTGCATTTCTTTTCTGATTCTTTCTCTGTCTGCTTTATCAACAACTAAGAATATTTCCTGAATACTTCCATCACTCTTTGCCAGAAGCTTTAGGCCGGTAAGCGTTTCTCTAACCACCTTAATTTCAAAACCTCTTGAATCACTCGAATAAATTCTCCCTGGAATAACTTTTTTAACTCCCTTTAACGCTGAGATTTCCTCAAGGGCCTTTTCAATACCCTTGAGTAAATGATGCTCTCGTTTGACACCTCTTTTGAAGTGCTTTGGCATGTTCCCACCAGGAGCTATGCTTTCTTTCTGACCTTAACAGCAATCCCTCTTCTCGCTTTTATCATCTCTTCTCCACTTAGAATGGCTTTTCCAACACCAACCACTTTTTCGTCTCTCACAACACCAACAATATCGTCTGGCCTTATTTTGGCATCAGCCTCATTCACACCGATAGCAAAAACGTCTCCTCTAAGATCAAAGTCTATCTTCACATAGTAGCTTTTTGTCGCTTCATAAATGCGTTGCATTCCAAAGGGAGTCACGCTTATGATCCCATCTTGATACGTGCCTGTTTGTTGATTATCTACCTGAATACGAAGCATTTTAGAGCCCTTTATCTTCGCACTCTCTGGAAGAACAGCATCCCCTGCTCCTATGCCAAAATAGAAATCAAAAACTTTTCTTATGTTTTCATAGAAACGGTAAATTCTATCTTCCTTTCCAACCATTAATTCCAAATCAAGCTCTTTTATAGTCTCTTTTAGAGAGTCCAAGCTCTTTTTACTCGTTGTTCCATTTTTAACTTTGGTAAAAACTATTTCTCTTCCACTTATTTCGCTCGCTCTCTCTGCTACTTCTACATAGGCCTCATCCAGATGTGCTATGATGGGAATGTGGTTTGGATATTTTTCGAGGGTTTTAGCTAATAACTCTGCTGCGCTGCTTATCTCCTCCTCACTCCAATGTCCAGTAACAACAATATCATATTTAGCCAGCCATTCCCATTCTCTCGGAACAACACCAAAAGGTGACGTTAAGATAAGCTCATGTACCCGGTAAATTCCATTTCCCAAGCTCTCTTTAAGGGCTTTCCTATAAAGAATGTGACTTCTTGAGTGTGAATAAGGTTTCTTTGCAGAGCATGGGAAGAGGAAAAGAGCC harbors:
- a CDS encoding ATP-binding protein; the protein is MRFGDLTYMNPWWEGEEDYHARRWREQKIHWWPKWIKKLSLEPFSLNFVLGPRQVGKTTGIKLLIQKLLKENPPESILYINVEILPDYKGLSALIREFQAIREKEDIKTGYIFLDEATSLDGWWKGVKPLIDAGLLENNVVTVTGSSSLRVKRDIELFPGRRGKGTTLEVMPLSFGEYVEIMGLKRPELQREKTLKLFGEYLKTGGFPGTINGMPMDDLLGAYIGEFVRFGKNLEIAKETITTVVQSAPSATSFRALAEMTSGYSYKVVQDYIEFFRELYLLGIAYLKQGGRVLYRREKKFFFRDPLLAQLFSAWSGTQLREDALYEWLVQEHLYRKFGKVYYYRNSYEVDAIAGNLKVEVKAGKAHRRHPKTVTVLEKEDVPFFLLDLTP
- a CDS encoding DUF2103 domain-containing protein, which produces MPKHFKRGVKREHHLLKGIEKALEEISALKGVKKVIPGRIYSSDSRGFEIKVVRETLTGLKLLAKSDGSIQEIFLVVDKADRERIRKEMHRINEDWRKS
- the arcS gene encoding archaeosine synthase subunit alpha, translated to METLKHEGPGRLGLSRVNDKVFKTPALVNIDFTLSPFNSYFYPKDFGEYDFNLAPSIPLSFYTPRDIIEKALKRLYEVDYSRFNALYLPVVRDLKYINEFLEEVLSRESFDAVYIGNSKIFVKEYRKFVEVIRLIREKDPNLMLIIDLEPFFYPLAVYLGIDAFDTRSLKLYDFHKKGFTQFSPILWKEEENPLEFAKDVIGLVRKALEEGKLRYLVENFFYTQVHTGVLRIADKEHSDYLEKYTPIQKDTVYFISDASQNRPEVIRWRQRVIERFKPPENVEALFLFPCSAKKPYSHSRSHILYRKALKESLGNGIYRVHELILTSPFGVVPREWEWLAKYDIVVTGHWSEEEISSAAELLAKTLEKYPNHIPIIAHLDEAYVEVAERASEISGREIVFTKVKNGTTSKKSLDSLKETIKELDLELMVGKEDRIYRFYENIRKVFDFYFGIGAGDAVLPESAKIKGSKMLRIQVDNQQTGTYQDGIISVTPFGMQRIYEATKSYYVKIDFDLRGDVFAIGVNEADAKIRPDDIVGVVRDEKVVGVGKAILSGEEMIKARRGIAVKVRKKA